A single Pseudomonadota bacterium DNA region contains:
- a CDS encoding GyrI-like domain-containing protein gives MSITPCVKTLDPQYYVGIRRVAKQQDLKAAYAEILPRVFHWLNERGVTATSPPLTVYHFVNQETGDFDVQPGFLVAEAMQGEGDIGCGQTAGGEVLCATHVGPYTGLAETWQALFAHAKTIRRPVTRSSWEIYMSNPDKVAPEKLRTDIFVPIDPPPVS, from the coding sequence ATGTCGATTACACCTTGCGTCAAGACGCTGGATCCGCAGTACTACGTCGGGATACGGCGTGTCGCGAAACAACAAGACCTGAAGGCGGCGTATGCCGAGATCCTGCCGCGCGTGTTTCATTGGTTGAACGAGCGCGGGGTCACCGCCACGAGCCCACCGCTCACGGTCTATCACTTCGTGAACCAGGAGACCGGAGACTTCGACGTGCAGCCGGGCTTTCTCGTGGCCGAAGCAATGCAGGGCGAAGGCGACATCGGTTGCGGCCAAACCGCGGGCGGTGAGGTTCTTTGCGCAACCCACGTTGGACCGTACACCGGGCTGGCCGAAACCTGGCAGGCGCTTTTCGCCCACGCCAAGACGATCCGGCGCCCTGTCACCAGGAGCTCGTGGGAGATCTACATGAGCAATCCCGACAAAGTCGCGCCCGAGAAGCTGCGTACCGATATCTTCGTACCCATCGACCCCCCGCCAGTCAGCTAG
- a CDS encoding flagellar basal body L-ring protein FlgH: MRLRLVTATCLLALLGCGPNHIRPHTPRQRSFDPGKYDDAYRPLSEGSLWSEGTRGLFADFRAGRVGDLVTIRIDEAASAQGDASTQTQRESSLGIGMPKLFGFTAALQRTYPDLDSTKLIDLMSESEFDGSGSTQRGTRVRADIGVRVKRVLPNGDLYVEGSKVLLINEEELHIYVSGVIRQQDIREDNSVSSGLIAEAQIELTGRGVLSDNQQRGWLTRLLAAINPF; the protein is encoded by the coding sequence ATGAGGCTCCGGCTTGTAACCGCCACGTGCTTGCTTGCGCTGCTCGGCTGCGGCCCCAATCACATCCGTCCCCACACGCCGCGCCAGCGCAGCTTCGATCCGGGCAAGTACGACGACGCGTACCGCCCCCTTTCGGAGGGATCGCTGTGGTCCGAGGGTACGCGCGGGCTCTTTGCCGATTTCCGGGCCGGGCGCGTAGGTGATCTGGTGACGATTCGGATCGACGAAGCCGCAAGCGCCCAGGGTGACGCGTCGACACAGACACAGCGCGAGTCGTCGCTGGGCATCGGCATGCCCAAGCTGTTCGGGTTCACCGCCGCCCTGCAGCGAACCTATCCCGACCTCGACAGCACCAAGCTCATCGACCTGATGAGCGAGTCGGAGTTCGACGGGAGCGGCAGCACCCAGCGCGGCACTCGTGTACGGGCCGACATCGGGGTCCGCGTGAAGAGGGTGCTGCCCAACGGGGATCTCTATGTCGAAGGATCCAAGGTGCTTCTGATCAACGAAGAGGAGCTTCATATCTACGTTTCCGGCGTCATTCGGCAGCAAGACATTCGCGAGGACAATTCGGTAAGCTCCGGTTTGATCGCGGAGGCGCAGATCGAGCTTACCGGTCGTGGAGTGTTGTCGGATAATCAACAGCGCGGCTGGCTGACGCGCTTGCTCGCTGCGATCAACCCCTTCTGA
- a CDS encoding efflux RND transporter permease subunit yields MQRFALADIALKRPITVAMTLVAVVLVGTIGVFRLPLAFLPSESASRIEVEIDGSRISPEIAEREIVRPFEEAVAGLRDLRSMSIRAGYRGVDAELELAPGTDIDERKLELRERLDRLRGRLPDTVEDISISSSAGARDEPMMVLRIASDRKLEQQYYLLQNRIVRPLERVDGVARIELHGAQPHRIEIAVDLDAVERAGASFPDLRRAVRGAHQSRGLGVLRGASQSMGVRTLGGAASVAAYASIPVQRAARLSGAGPAASPAGSGGSTQVAATNPEEAGAPDPSLATLGQLATLVKRPRERRGGSRLDGRPAIGMSIYASAGAGVVDVSRRVRKTLETVRQDPELGDVHVIVFRDQGEVVLETLADLRDTGLYGGAIGLLVLFAFLRRTTNTFIAALCIPISVLATCGVLFLRGGELNCIVLLGLVLGVGMLVDNAVVIVEAIHLQRQRGAAPMAAAREGAREVGLATIASTLSSVIVFLPLIVSGPEEPLSAYLRPLGITFVIALLASLLVSQTLVPLLSGRFGGSGNRPARHTILGPLSRAYGSVVARTIRYPRLALLIGLAIAATTWIPLRGLKIEMGTERKSISIPIRIDIQGDATLEGIVAEVLALEQAVLPRKKELGLKALTCRYRSWWAYCQVYPEQIENEAQMSTLQARLSRLLPERLGVEYHLGDSGRRWWRNRDPRVIRFAVRGEDMGVVAQLTQELYQHLKQVLARGDANDPDAGGYDRIEGPFNEGGRELFLHLRPQRLQALGLRADQVASAVSLAFQGVPAGRVHAQEGEIAVRLTTGRLTERGPELRALEQFQVPLPRGGHVPLRSLAHTELRRAPWWTQREDRQTELRMSVRFFGSDRRANRKAVFDAIEGFDFPPGYSAGAATARWERKEKRSETEMLVNLVLCLVLVYAVMASLFESFLQPMGILITCLLGALGAPWAMWATGTTLDTVAVVGLFILVGIVVNNGIMLVDKITQLRATGMPRSEAVRRAGQDRLRPILMTAATTVLGLVPMLLHHPTLAGVYYHSIAIIIAGGLLTSTFITLLFLPATYVVFEDLARETRGVWRRVAGGSVSTNGSDRSW; encoded by the coding sequence ATGCAGCGCTTCGCCCTGGCCGACATCGCCCTCAAGCGTCCGATCACGGTGGCGATGACCCTGGTCGCGGTCGTCCTTGTCGGAACCATCGGTGTCTTTCGACTACCGCTCGCGTTCCTGCCGTCGGAAAGCGCTTCGCGGATCGAGGTCGAGATCGACGGCAGTCGCATCAGCCCCGAGATCGCAGAGCGTGAGATCGTGCGCCCGTTCGAGGAGGCGGTGGCAGGACTTCGCGACCTGCGGAGCATGAGCATCCGTGCGGGCTATCGCGGCGTGGACGCTGAGCTGGAGCTTGCTCCGGGTACCGACATCGACGAGCGCAAGCTCGAGCTTCGGGAGCGGCTTGACCGGTTGCGCGGGCGACTCCCCGACACCGTGGAGGACATCAGCATCAGCTCGTCCGCTGGCGCTCGAGACGAGCCCATGATGGTGCTTCGGATCGCGAGCGATCGCAAGCTCGAGCAGCAATACTACCTGCTTCAGAATCGCATCGTCCGCCCTCTGGAACGGGTTGACGGCGTCGCACGCATCGAGCTCCATGGTGCTCAACCGCACCGGATCGAAATCGCCGTCGATCTCGATGCGGTGGAGCGCGCGGGAGCGAGCTTCCCGGATTTGCGCCGGGCTGTTCGAGGCGCGCACCAGAGCCGTGGGCTCGGCGTTCTGAGGGGAGCGAGCCAATCGATGGGCGTGCGCACGCTCGGGGGCGCAGCCTCGGTCGCAGCATACGCGTCGATTCCCGTGCAGCGCGCTGCCAGGCTGTCGGGCGCGGGCCCCGCGGCGAGCCCTGCGGGCTCGGGCGGCAGCACGCAGGTCGCCGCCACGAATCCCGAGGAGGCGGGCGCGCCCGATCCGTCGCTCGCCACCCTGGGGCAGCTCGCCACCCTGGTCAAGCGGCCGCGCGAACGCCGGGGCGGCAGCCGTCTCGATGGGCGACCAGCCATCGGGATGTCGATCTACGCCTCCGCCGGAGCGGGCGTGGTGGACGTATCCCGTCGGGTTCGAAAAACGCTCGAGACCGTTCGGCAGGACCCGGAGCTTGGAGACGTGCACGTCATCGTGTTCCGGGATCAAGGCGAGGTGGTGCTGGAAACGCTGGCCGACCTGCGAGACACCGGCCTGTACGGGGGCGCCATCGGGCTGCTCGTGCTGTTCGCCTTTCTCCGCCGGACGACCAACACGTTCATTGCGGCGCTGTGCATCCCTATCAGCGTGCTTGCAACCTGCGGCGTCCTGTTCCTTCGAGGAGGAGAGCTCAATTGCATCGTCCTTTTGGGTCTGGTGCTGGGGGTGGGCATGCTGGTCGACAACGCCGTGGTGATCGTGGAGGCGATCCACCTTCAACGCCAGCGCGGTGCAGCTCCGATGGCCGCCGCCCGCGAGGGCGCACGCGAGGTGGGTCTGGCGACGATCGCCTCGACGCTTTCCAGTGTCATCGTGTTTCTGCCTCTGATCGTGAGCGGCCCCGAGGAACCGTTGAGCGCGTACCTGCGCCCCCTTGGAATAACGTTTGTCATCGCGCTTTTGGCGAGCCTGCTCGTTTCGCAGACGCTCGTGCCTTTGCTCTCGGGTCGTTTCGGGGGCAGCGGAAACCGACCCGCGCGGCACACCATCCTGGGCCCGCTCTCGCGTGCCTACGGCTCGGTCGTCGCTCGCACCATTCGTTACCCGCGCCTGGCGCTGTTGATCGGGCTGGCCATCGCGGCGACCACCTGGATTCCCCTGCGGGGGCTCAAGATCGAAATGGGAACGGAGAGGAAGTCGATCAGCATTCCGATTCGTATCGATATCCAAGGCGACGCCACACTCGAGGGGATCGTCGCCGAGGTCCTCGCGCTCGAACAGGCCGTGCTGCCCCGCAAGAAGGAGCTCGGGCTCAAGGCGCTCACCTGCCGCTATCGTTCCTGGTGGGCCTACTGCCAGGTCTATCCCGAGCAGATAGAAAACGAGGCGCAGATGTCCACCCTACAAGCTCGGCTGAGCCGGCTGCTGCCCGAGAGGCTAGGGGTGGAATACCACCTGGGCGACAGCGGGCGGCGCTGGTGGCGCAATCGCGACCCACGCGTGATCCGGTTTGCGGTTCGGGGTGAGGACATGGGCGTGGTGGCGCAGCTGACGCAGGAGCTGTATCAGCACCTGAAGCAAGTGCTTGCGCGCGGCGACGCGAACGACCCTGACGCCGGCGGCTACGACCGGATCGAGGGCCCGTTCAACGAGGGCGGGCGGGAGCTGTTTCTGCATCTCAGGCCGCAACGTCTGCAGGCGCTTGGGCTTCGCGCCGATCAGGTGGCCAGCGCGGTCTCGCTGGCGTTTCAGGGCGTGCCTGCAGGGCGAGTGCACGCGCAGGAGGGAGAGATCGCGGTGCGGCTCACGACCGGCAGGCTGACCGAGCGAGGTCCGGAGCTGCGGGCGTTGGAGCAGTTTCAGGTCCCGCTGCCTCGGGGCGGACATGTGCCCCTGCGATCGCTCGCGCATACCGAGCTGCGTCGCGCGCCCTGGTGGACGCAGCGCGAGGATCGCCAGACCGAGCTGCGGATGTCCGTGCGCTTCTTCGGCAGCGATCGGCGTGCCAACCGCAAAGCAGTCTTCGACGCCATCGAAGGCTTCGACTTCCCGCCAGGCTATTCTGCCGGCGCCGCCACGGCGCGCTGGGAACGCAAGGAAAAGCGGTCGGAAACCGAGATGCTCGTCAACCTCGTGCTGTGCCTGGTCCTCGTCTATGCGGTCATGGCCTCGCTGTTCGAGAGCTTCCTGCAGCCCATGGGGATCCTGATCACGTGCCTGCTGGGAGCGCTGGGCGCCCCCTGGGCGATGTGGGCCACGGGTACGACCCTGGATACGGTCGCTGTCGTCGGCCTGTTCATTCTGGTGGGCATCGTCGTCAACAACGGAATCATGCTGGTGGATAAGATCACGCAGCTTCGCGCCACGGGCATGCCGCGCTCGGAGGCCGTGCGCCGCGCCGGGCAAGATCGCTTGCGTCCTATCCTGATGACCGCTGCGACGACGGTCCTCGGGCTCGTACCCATGCTCTTGCATCACCCGACGCTGGCCGGCGTCTACTACCACTCGATCGCTATCATCATCGCCGGCGGTCTGCTCACCAGCACGTTCATCACATTGCTCTTTCTGCCTGCGACGTACGTGGTGTTTGAAGACCTAGCCCGCGAGACGCGCGGGGTGTGGCGTCGCGTGGCTGGAGGTTCGGTTTCGACCAACGGGTCGGATCGATCGTGGTGA
- a CDS encoding flagellar basal body P-ring protein FlgI — MSLSHTMCSAETLRRLLMALALYLGCGAGVAHAATIQALCDIKGVRSNQLIGYGLVVGLQGTGDTIQARFTIQSTAALLRRLGSTIDPKIIQTRNAAAVMVTATLPPFSNPGTRIDVTVSSMGNARSLLGGTLLQTPLYGADRKVYAVAQGPLVVGGFSASGASGSSVGKNVTTAGSVPQGAIVERRVRAPKLSSKVVYFALRQPSFVTARRIVAAISEAFGEQSATAQDSATIRVQVPESHKNDPVGLVAAIQMLEVQPDAPAKVVIDERTGTVVLGGGVRISEVAIAQGGLTVEISEQPLVSQPNPLGQGGTAVVPNSEVTVEQGRGSLHHLKATASLSELVSALNALGADPRDLLAIFQALRRAGALQAEIEVQ; from the coding sequence ATGAGCTTGAGCCACACGATGTGCAGCGCCGAAACGTTGAGACGGCTGCTGATGGCGCTGGCCCTCTACCTCGGCTGCGGGGCCGGCGTAGCCCATGCAGCCACGATTCAAGCCCTGTGCGACATCAAGGGCGTGCGCAGCAACCAGTTGATCGGCTACGGCCTGGTGGTGGGGCTGCAGGGGACCGGAGACACGATTCAAGCCCGCTTCACGATCCAGAGCACGGCTGCGCTCCTCAGGCGTTTGGGATCGACGATCGATCCCAAGATCATCCAAACACGCAATGCGGCCGCGGTCATGGTCACCGCGACGCTCCCGCCGTTCTCCAATCCCGGCACACGCATCGACGTGACGGTTTCCTCGATGGGCAATGCGCGCAGCTTGCTCGGTGGGACGCTCTTACAAACCCCGCTTTACGGCGCAGACCGCAAGGTGTACGCCGTGGCCCAGGGACCGTTGGTCGTGGGAGGCTTTTCGGCGTCGGGCGCGAGCGGCTCGTCGGTCGGCAAGAACGTCACGACCGCCGGCAGCGTGCCGCAAGGCGCCATCGTCGAACGGCGCGTGCGGGCTCCCAAGCTCTCGAGCAAAGTCGTCTATTTCGCGCTGCGCCAGCCCTCCTTTGTGACCGCGCGCCGCATCGTTGCCGCGATTTCGGAAGCGTTCGGAGAGCAGTCCGCCACGGCCCAAGACAGCGCGACCATCCGCGTGCAGGTGCCGGAATCGCACAAGAACGATCCGGTCGGGCTGGTGGCCGCGATCCAAATGCTCGAGGTGCAGCCCGACGCGCCAGCCAAGGTGGTCATCGACGAGCGCACGGGCACCGTGGTGCTCGGAGGCGGCGTGCGCATTTCGGAGGTTGCCATTGCACAGGGCGGGCTGACCGTCGAGATCTCCGAGCAGCCCCTGGTATCGCAGCCAAATCCGTTGGGCCAGGGCGGCACCGCAGTGGTGCCAAACAGCGAAGTGACCGTGGAGCAGGGACGCGGTTCGCTACATCACCTGAAGGCCACCGCCAGTCTCTCCGAGCTTGTCAGCGCCCTCAACGCACTGGGCGCGGATCCCCGCGACCTGTTGGCGATTTTCCAGGCCTTGCGCAGGGCAGGCGCGCTGCAGGCCGAGATCGAGGTGCAATGA
- a CDS encoding flagella basal body P-ring formation protein FlgA, with translation MLSASPKHWALVLATAAALLLGARPASAQLHDRVLLEELIPVLAGSELGRLELGPAPLPGATRVVRRQEVLAALRAAGRTSEGLQIPRARRVTRAAQRLSPSEVRALLRPALARALSPCKVDSIQVHTPLTLSAGPVTVRTTARAPRRSGRLGAAFTLSSGGRDKQMVAPVSVTCPEPTIASGRALRIVAVVGNVRASISGFAKQDGRVGDLIHVVTTSHKSLRARVLDSSTVQVLQ, from the coding sequence ATGCTCTCCGCTTCTCCGAAGCACTGGGCCTTGGTGCTCGCCACGGCCGCGGCGCTGCTGCTGGGCGCCCGGCCGGCAAGTGCGCAGTTGCACGATCGAGTGCTGCTCGAGGAGCTGATCCCCGTGCTGGCTGGCTCGGAGCTAGGCCGACTCGAGCTCGGGCCCGCGCCCCTGCCCGGTGCAACCAGGGTGGTGCGCCGGCAGGAGGTTTTGGCTGCGTTGCGCGCTGCGGGTCGCACGAGCGAGGGACTGCAGATCCCGAGGGCTCGCCGCGTGACGCGTGCCGCCCAGCGGCTGAGTCCAAGCGAAGTGCGCGCCCTGCTGCGTCCCGCGCTCGCGCGTGCACTGTCACCGTGCAAGGTGGACTCGATCCAGGTGCACACCCCGCTCACCCTGTCGGCCGGGCCGGTAACGGTCCGCACCACGGCTCGAGCGCCGCGCCGCAGCGGACGCCTCGGGGCTGCGTTCACGCTCAGCTCAGGCGGACGCGACAAGCAGATGGTGGCGCCCGTCAGCGTCACCTGCCCCGAGCCCACCATAGCAAGCGGTCGCGCGCTGCGGATCGTGGCCGTGGTGGGCAACGTGCGGGCCAGCATTTCAGGCTTTGCCAAGCAGGATGGCCGTGTCGGTGACCTCATCCATGTGGTCACGACCAGCCACAAATCGCTGCGGGCCAGGGTGCTCGACTCGAGCACGGTTCAGGTGCTGCAATGA